A window of Cryptomeria japonica chromosome 3, Sugi_1.0, whole genome shotgun sequence contains these coding sequences:
- the LOC131874079 gene encoding uncharacterized protein LOC131874079: MEWHHHLRSALWADQITPKQVLKTSLYKLVYGKDALFSMSLEIPALQLLKSFEVAKNGPMDVRLSKIIELEEAREAVFEALQTRQLTVKNWFDNKKGSSLQFEQGDLVLNFNGRAAKLDRHAKFDGLWEGPFRVVGCKGYNSFKLKDMQGDLLTILVNGFHLEPFY; encoded by the coding sequence ATGGAATGGCATCACCATTTGAGGAGTGCATTATGGGCGGACCAGATAACGCCAAAGCAAGTTTTAAAGACCTCCCTTTATAAACTGGTCTATGGGAAGGACGCTTTGTTTTCCATGTCTTTGGAGATCCCAGCTTTGCAATTACTTAAGTCTTTTGAAGTAGCAAAAAATGGCCCCATGGATGTGAGGTTATCCAAAATCATTGAGCTGGAGGAAGCAAGAGAAGCGGTATTTGAAGCTCTCCAGACCCGTCAACTAACCGTTAAAAATTGGTTTGACAATAAAAAGGGTTCTAGTCTGCAATTCGAGCAGGGCGACctagttttaaattttaatggaAGGGCTGCCAAACTCGACCGGCATGCTAAATTTGACGGGTTGTGGGAGGGTCCTTTCCGTGTAGTGGGTTGCAAAGGTTACAATTCTTTCAAACTCAAGGATATGCAAGGAGACCTTCTTACGATCCTAGTCAATGGGTTCCACCTAGAACCTTTTTATTAG